A portion of the Cellulophaga algicola DSM 14237 genome contains these proteins:
- a CDS encoding TonB-dependent receptor: MTILKNILITLCFASTLAAISQESKISGTVLDKNTRVPFANILIASSTQGTSSDENGKFSFNLKPGSYTLKVSAIGYQPRIKTITVTENTTSNVEINLIAQSEQLEEMVVTGTLKAVSRSDSPVPVEVYSPTFLKQNPTASIFEALQNVNGVRPQINCNVCNTGDIHINGLEGPYTLVLIDGMPIVSGLSTVYGLSGIPNSLIEQIEIVKGPASSLYGSEAVGGLINIITKNTLQAPKLSIDAFGTGWGEYNLDAGGKINVGKKATALLGVNYFNYSNPIDNNDDNFTDLTLQHRISVFQKWNFQRKEDRVLSLAGRFFYEDRWGGELQWTPEYRGGDEIYGESIYTRRYELLGKYQLPIKEKMMLSFSYTDHDQNSVYGDVKYLAKQRIGFSQLTWDLTKNKHDILLGTSVRYNYYDDNTTATAELDKNKPDEVVIPSVFAQDEIAFSKKQSLLLGLRYDYDKRHGSILTPRAAYRWKITDNDILRLNAGTGFRVVNIFTEEHAALTGSRDVVIAEELDPEQSFNVNLNYLKKIYSSNGLFVGLDLSVFYTNFSNAIIPDYDTNPNLIIYDNLDGKSVAQGISGNIDMVFPNGLKVLIGATLQEVTTTEKGIKTEQILTEKFSGTWNISYDIKNIDVSIDYTGNIYGPMRLPLLGALDPRSEYSPTWSIQNIQLTYKGIDKFEFYGGVKNLLNWTPNKGNPFIIARANDPFDKNVTFDNSGNAVATANNPNALTFDPTYVYGPNQGIRGFLGLRYSLD; the protein is encoded by the coding sequence ATGACAATACTAAAAAACATCTTAATCACTCTTTGTTTTGCATCTACGCTTGCAGCAATAAGTCAGGAATCAAAAATATCTGGTACTGTGCTAGATAAAAATACAAGAGTTCCATTTGCTAACATTTTAATAGCTAGTTCCACTCAAGGCACCTCATCCGACGAAAATGGAAAATTCTCCTTTAATTTAAAACCAGGTTCCTACACGCTAAAGGTTTCTGCGATTGGGTATCAACCAAGAATTAAAACAATTACGGTAACAGAAAATACTACTAGCAATGTAGAAATTAATCTTATCGCACAGTCCGAACAGTTAGAAGAAATGGTCGTTACGGGAACCCTAAAAGCAGTGAGCAGATCTGACAGCCCTGTCCCTGTTGAAGTCTACAGTCCTACTTTTTTAAAACAAAACCCTACCGCAAGTATCTTTGAAGCGTTACAAAATGTAAACGGAGTTAGACCACAAATAAATTGTAATGTATGCAATACGGGAGATATCCATATTAATGGTCTTGAAGGGCCTTATACTTTAGTTTTAATAGATGGAATGCCTATTGTTAGTGGCTTAAGCACCGTTTACGGTTTATCTGGAATTCCAAATTCTCTTATAGAACAGATAGAAATAGTAAAAGGTCCTGCTTCTAGTTTATATGGCAGTGAGGCCGTAGGAGGGCTCATAAATATTATTACTAAAAACACCTTACAGGCACCTAAATTATCTATCGATGCTTTTGGTACAGGTTGGGGAGAATATAATTTAGATGCTGGGGGTAAAATAAATGTAGGTAAAAAAGCAACTGCTTTATTAGGTGTTAATTACTTTAATTATAGCAACCCTATAGACAATAACGATGATAATTTTACAGATTTAACCTTACAGCATCGTATTTCTGTATTTCAAAAATGGAATTTTCAGCGTAAAGAAGACCGCGTTTTATCTTTAGCTGGACGTTTTTTTTATGAAGACAGATGGGGTGGAGAACTACAATGGACTCCAGAGTACCGTGGTGGCGATGAAATTTACGGCGAAAGTATCTATACCCGCAGGTATGAGTTATTAGGTAAATACCAACTACCTATAAAAGAAAAGATGATGCTTTCATTCTCATATACAGATCACGATCAAAATTCTGTCTATGGTGATGTGAAGTATTTAGCTAAACAGCGTATTGGTTTTTCTCAATTAACATGGGATCTTACTAAAAACAAACATGATATACTTCTAGGCACTTCCGTTCGCTATAATTATTATGATGATAATACCACAGCCACGGCCGAACTAGATAAAAACAAACCTGATGAAGTTGTGATACCAAGTGTTTTTGCTCAGGATGAAATTGCTTTTTCTAAGAAACAATCGCTTTTATTAGGTTTACGCTATGATTATGACAAACGCCATGGCTCTATATTAACCCCAAGAGCAGCGTATCGCTGGAAAATAACCGATAATGATATTCTACGCTTAAATGCAGGAACAGGATTTCGTGTTGTAAATATATTTACAGAAGAACATGCTGCACTAACAGGTTCTAGAGATGTTGTCATTGCAGAAGAACTAGACCCCGAACAATCTTTTAATGTGAACCTTAACTATTTAAAAAAAATATATAGCAGTAACGGCTTGTTTGTTGGTTTAGATCTCTCTGTATTTTATACGAACTTTAGCAATGCCATCATTCCTGATTATGATACGAATCCAAATCTAATTATTTATGATAATTTAGATGGAAAATCTGTTGCACAAGGGATCAGCGGAAATATAGACATGGTATTCCCTAATGGATTAAAAGTTTTGATAGGAGCCACATTACAAGAAGTTACTACTACTGAAAAAGGAATTAAAACAGAACAGATACTTACTGAAAAATTCTCTGGAACCTGGAACATTTCGTACGATATTAAAAATATTGATGTAAGCATTGATTATACCGGTAACATTTATGGTCCAATGCGTTTGCCTCTTTTAGGAGCGTTAGATCCTAGAAGTGAATACTCGCCAACATGGAGTATTCAAAACATACAACTCACCTATAAAGGAATTGATAAGTTTGAATTTTATGGTGGGGTAAAAAACTTATTAAACTGGACCCCAAATAAAGGAAACCCATTTATTATAGCTAGAGCAAATGATCCTTTTGACAAGAATGTAACTTTTGATAATAGCGGAAATGCGGTAGCTACCGCAAACAACCCAAATGCTTTAACTTTTGACCCAACTTATGTTTATGGTCCAAACCAAGGCATTAGAGGTTTTTTAGGACTACGATATAGTTTAGATTAA
- a CDS encoding metal-dependent transcriptional regulator: MTHSEENYLKAIYHLGGIENETVATNAIAEQMDTKPSSVTDMIRKLSEKKYVSYKKYQGVSLTDDGKEKALSIIRKHRLWEVFLVDTLDFAWDEVHDIAEQLEHIKSEKLIDSLDKHLNFPKFDPHGDPIPSKYGELTKTTKRLLNEVELKQTGICVGVKDSSAPFLKFLDKHGIALGDNITVLDKEDFDGSLQISINDKSILISHQIASNLYVKCE, encoded by the coding sequence ATGACACATTCTGAAGAGAATTATTTAAAAGCGATTTATCATTTAGGGGGTATTGAAAACGAAACAGTAGCTACTAATGCCATAGCAGAGCAGATGGATACGAAACCTTCATCGGTGACTGATATGATTCGTAAACTTTCAGAAAAAAAATATGTTTCGTATAAAAAATACCAAGGGGTAAGTTTAACCGATGATGGTAAAGAAAAAGCATTATCGATAATTAGGAAACACCGTTTGTGGGAAGTTTTTTTAGTGGATACGTTAGATTTTGCTTGGGATGAAGTTCATGATATTGCAGAGCAGCTAGAACATATTAAGAGTGAAAAGTTAATTGATAGCTTAGATAAGCATCTGAATTTCCCAAAGTTTGACCCACATGGAGATCCAATACCGTCTAAATATGGCGAATTAACAAAAACGACTAAAAGACTGTTGAATGAAGTAGAATTAAAACAAACAGGAATTTGTGTAGGCGTAAAAGATTCATCAGCACCATTCTTAAAATTTTTAGATAAGCATGGTATTGCTTTAGGGGATAATATTACCGTACTTGATAAAGAAGATTTTGATGGTTCATTACAAATTAGCATAAACGATAAATCTATTTTGATATCTCATCAAATAGCTTCAAATCTATATGTAAAATGCGAATAA
- a CDS encoding Nramp family divalent metal transporter, whose translation MEEEIKHNKRSLEEVNESVSIAQNTTVWKKIAAFFGPAYLISVGYMDPGNWATDLAGGSQFGYQLLWVLLMSNIMALLLQSLSARLGIVQGKDLAQASRETYSKPINFILYILAEIAIAACDLAEVIGMAIGLQLLFDIPLTWGVCITVLDTFLLLFLINKGIRKMEAFIISLIAIIGISFFVEMLFAKPDVGEMIIGLVPTLPNSAALYIAIGIIGATVMPHNLYLHSSLVQTRKFDKTKKGIKQAIKYNFIDATIALNLAFFVNAGILILAAATFYKNGMFEVAEIQDAHKLLEPLLGSKWAGILFALALIAAGQSSTITGTLAGQIVMEGYLNLRIQPWVRRIVTRIIAIVPALFTVIYYGERATGELLILSQVVLSLQLGFAIIPLIHFVSDKEKMGDFAIGTLTKIASWVVALVIVILNAKLVYDEIAGWLVSSSNPIYIWVFVVPIAVGAVVLLIYIIIKPILNRVPRHVQHVPHIEEIFINENIKKINYDKIAIAIDFSSMDEKSIRTALHLGGKEATYTLIHVVETAGSLVHGSNAYDYETLSDRSYLEKYQEKLVKMGYTIQISLAFGNPKKGIAKIVNQENFDLLIMGAHGHKLWKDILLGTTVDAVRHKVAIPVLIVKE comes from the coding sequence ATGGAAGAAGAGATTAAGCATAATAAGCGATCACTAGAGGAAGTAAATGAGTCAGTTTCCATAGCTCAAAATACTACTGTTTGGAAAAAAATTGCTGCTTTTTTTGGTCCAGCATACCTGATAAGTGTTGGTTATATGGACCCAGGAAATTGGGCAACCGATTTGGCGGGGGGTAGTCAATTTGGATATCAATTACTATGGGTTTTATTAATGTCTAACATTATGGCATTATTATTACAAAGTTTAAGTGCTAGGTTGGGTATCGTTCAAGGAAAAGATTTAGCACAAGCCTCAAGAGAAACATATTCTAAACCTATAAATTTTATCCTGTATATTTTAGCAGAAATTGCTATTGCTGCTTGCGATTTGGCGGAGGTTATAGGAATGGCTATAGGTTTGCAGTTACTTTTTGATATTCCTTTAACTTGGGGTGTTTGCATAACTGTTTTAGATACTTTTTTACTTTTGTTTTTGATTAATAAGGGCATTCGAAAAATGGAAGCTTTTATTATTTCATTGATTGCAATTATTGGTATTTCTTTCTTCGTTGAAATGCTTTTTGCAAAACCAGATGTAGGAGAAATGATTATTGGCCTCGTGCCTACCTTACCAAATAGTGCCGCTTTATATATTGCCATAGGTATTATTGGGGCAACAGTGATGCCTCATAATTTATATTTACATTCTTCTTTAGTTCAAACGAGGAAGTTTGATAAAACCAAAAAAGGGATTAAACAGGCTATAAAATATAATTTTATAGATGCTACAATTGCCTTAAATCTTGCCTTTTTCGTAAATGCAGGGATTTTAATTTTAGCGGCAGCCACATTCTATAAAAATGGTATGTTTGAGGTTGCCGAAATACAGGATGCGCACAAACTTTTAGAGCCACTATTGGGCTCAAAATGGGCTGGTATATTATTTGCCTTGGCTTTAATTGCAGCAGGGCAAAGTAGTACTATAACGGGTACTTTGGCCGGGCAAATTGTAATGGAAGGCTATTTAAACTTAAGAATACAACCTTGGGTGCGCCGGATAGTAACTCGGATTATAGCGATAGTCCCTGCTTTGTTTACAGTTATTTATTATGGCGAAAGGGCTACAGGAGAACTGTTAATTCTAAGTCAGGTTGTGCTAAGCTTGCAGTTAGGGTTTGCAATTATTCCCTTAATACACTTTGTAAGCGATAAGGAGAAAATGGGGGATTTTGCTATTGGCACCCTAACCAAAATTGCTTCTTGGGTAGTAGCTTTGGTGATCGTTATTTTGAATGCAAAATTGGTTTATGATGAAATTGCGGGATGGTTGGTCAGTAGTTCAAATCCTATTTATATTTGGGTATTTGTGGTGCCAATAGCAGTGGGAGCAGTGGTGTTATTAATTTATATTATTATAAAACCTATTTTGAATAGGGTTCCTAGGCACGTGCAACATGTTCCTCATATCGAAGAGATTTTTATAAATGAAAATATTAAGAAAATCAACTATGATAAAATTGCTATTGCTATTGATTTTTCAAGTATGGATGAAAAATCTATCCGAACGGCCTTACATCTAGGAGGTAAGGAGGCAACCTATACCTTAATTCATGTAGTAGAAACTGCGGGGTCACTAGTACATGGCAGTAATGCCTATGATTATGAAACCTTGAGTGATCGTAGTTATTTGGAAAAGTATCAAGAGAAATTAGTCAAAATGGGGTATACCATTCAGATTTCATTAGCCTTTGGTAATCCTAAAAAAGGAATAGCTAAAATAGTAAACCAAGAAAATTTTGATCTTTTAATCATGGGTGCTCATGGTCATAAATTATGGAAAGATATTTTGTTGGGTACTACGGTAGATGCTGTGCGGCATAAGGTTGCTATTCCGGTATTGATTGTAAAAGAATAA
- a CDS encoding DUF2141 domain-containing protein — MNKILYALLFLPVMMWSQHTLKVHVENVTNSNGHIRIAMYNSSDGFLAFDQVYTSKTGVAVHGTTVIVIDDILEGTYALAVFHDENSNEKLDTNFLGIPKEHVGFSNSKMKTFGPPSFKECSFVLQGDKEIIVAIK; from the coding sequence ATGAATAAAATCTTATATGCACTTCTATTCTTACCAGTGATGATGTGGTCACAACATACCTTGAAGGTGCATGTTGAAAATGTAACAAATTCTAACGGGCATATTAGAATAGCGATGTATAATTCGTCTGATGGTTTTTTAGCTTTTGATCAAGTATATACTTCAAAAACTGGCGTTGCAGTGCACGGTACTACTGTAATTGTAATTGATGATATTTTAGAAGGCACTTATGCCTTGGCTGTTTTTCATGATGAAAACTCTAATGAGAAATTAGACACTAACTTTTTAGGAATTCCTAAAGAACATGTTGGTTTTTCTAATTCTAAAATGAAAACCTTTGGTCCGCCTAGTTTTAAGGAGTGTTCTTTTGTATTGCAAGGAGATAAAGAAATAATAGTGGCTATAAAATAG
- a CDS encoding outer membrane protein assembly factor BamB family protein, which translates to MKFKLVPLSLFLYAGLAFGQREPSKTITFDNRVDDLIIVPFNGIAVVSEGEKLHGYSPVDDKILWSIDAPKRSALNISSEFLTTGGINSIPIDFVTIEDTPFVQKFFDDQLYIYNSITGDLLFESQDKERYFQAEYLFDENALLLRGLDDKNLIIAKYSLSKKEMLWKTTVSTTYGAFMQSLAKLTGNDAQGFRDVMEYSEDKIFVLVKSKFYVLNKQNGLLLWKDEENKISDFRTSLDGEKLISVITKGLFGTKSEIDLYNAETGDKIWKDPITTKYLVLFEDWQDKMLLAHYKGFNFYDYTTGEKKWEKDPKGKGIKSVISIDKDFLYVYDDEMMLIDKNGEKKWKKDVKICDDEEDPIFFLEKTNNNRVLYVTATYANMVDYTTGKKIWKGNLKLNEKRPTIAKYDEKSGDFIVFNDEELYRFNQTSEEKPKPYAKLKLKNEKMISSMELFPNNVSISGESEVVGVDNTGAVIFHNKYTQPGEFGRRLLKTTAIVGQIAGSVAAAEITVGSQYKDSDGNPATAEGSYSVFGDKTRAIGEAGFLAGSIGQTFVQDRYLAMQETDNYSLIFAKGETGEKLLIKVNKETGEEIDKIILENNKPIYDVDYVSDDIYYSKGKEVRIFKGE; encoded by the coding sequence ATGAAATTTAAATTAGTACCCTTATCATTGTTCCTTTACGCAGGATTAGCATTCGGGCAGCGAGAACCAAGCAAGACAATAACTTTTGACAACAGAGTTGATGATTTAATTATTGTTCCATTTAATGGAATAGCCGTAGTGTCTGAAGGAGAAAAACTACATGGCTACAGCCCTGTTGATGATAAAATTCTTTGGTCTATTGATGCTCCAAAAAGATCTGCTTTAAACATTAGCTCAGAATTCTTAACTACAGGAGGTATAAATAGTATTCCTATAGATTTTGTAACCATTGAGGATACGCCATTTGTACAAAAATTTTTTGATGATCAATTGTATATTTATAATAGTATCACAGGAGATCTTCTTTTCGAATCTCAGGATAAAGAACGATATTTTCAAGCAGAATATTTGTTTGATGAAAATGCACTTTTATTAAGGGGATTAGATGACAAAAACTTAATTATTGCTAAATATTCTTTATCAAAAAAAGAAATGCTTTGGAAGACAACAGTATCCACTACTTACGGAGCTTTCATGCAATCTTTAGCAAAACTTACAGGCAACGATGCCCAAGGTTTTAGAGATGTAATGGAATATTCTGAAGATAAAATATTTGTCTTAGTAAAATCTAAATTTTATGTTTTAAACAAACAAAATGGATTATTACTTTGGAAAGATGAAGAGAATAAGATTTCTGACTTTAGAACTTCTTTAGATGGTGAAAAATTAATCTCAGTAATTACTAAAGGATTGTTTGGAACTAAAAGTGAAATTGATTTGTACAACGCAGAAACTGGAGACAAAATCTGGAAAGATCCAATTACCACTAAATACTTAGTTTTATTTGAAGACTGGCAAGACAAAATGCTTTTAGCGCATTACAAAGGTTTCAATTTTTATGATTACACTACAGGTGAGAAGAAGTGGGAAAAAGATCCTAAAGGAAAAGGGATTAAATCTGTAATTTCTATCGATAAGGATTTTCTTTATGTCTATGATGACGAAATGATGTTAATTGATAAAAATGGAGAAAAGAAATGGAAGAAGGATGTTAAAATTTGTGATGACGAAGAAGATCCAATTTTCTTCTTAGAAAAAACAAATAACAATAGAGTACTTTATGTAACAGCTACGTATGCTAATATGGTTGATTATACAACAGGTAAAAAAATCTGGAAAGGCAATCTTAAGCTAAACGAAAAAAGGCCTACAATTGCAAAATATGATGAAAAATCAGGTGATTTTATTGTGTTCAATGATGAAGAATTATATCGTTTCAATCAAACGAGTGAAGAAAAACCGAAGCCTTATGCTAAACTGAAATTAAAGAATGAAAAAATGATTTCTAGTATGGAGCTATTCCCTAACAATGTTTCAATTTCTGGCGAAAGCGAAGTAGTTGGTGTTGATAATACTGGTGCTGTAATTTTTCACAACAAGTATACACAACCAGGCGAATTTGGCAGAAGACTTTTAAAAACTACCGCTATAGTAGGTCAAATTGCAGGGAGTGTTGCTGCGGCAGAAATAACTGTGGGATCACAATATAAAGACAGCGACGGTAATCCAGCAACTGCTGAAGGTTCTTATTCAGTATTTGGAGATAAGACCAGAGCAATAGGAGAAGCTGGTTTCTTAGCTGGATCTATTGGCCAAACTTTTGTACAAGATCGCTATTTAGCAATGCAAGAAACAGATAATTATAGTTTAATATTTGCTAAAGGAGAAACTGGTGAAAAATTATTAATTAAAGTAAATAAAGAAACAGGGGAAGAAATAGATAAAATTATTTTAGAAAACAATAAGCCAATCTATGATGTAGATTATGTTTCTGATGATATTTATTACAGTAAAGGTAAAGAAGTAAGAATCTTTAAAGGAGAATAA
- a CDS encoding DUF423 domain-containing protein gives MMIVFTQVIGALYGMLAVLFGAFGAHALKKIFSEEQLKSFETGVKYQMYHAIVLLVVGFNFDFSSGIERYVVYCFSIGTLLFSFSIYGLCLSAAKNKKIKILGPITPLGGLFLVIGWGLLLFSFLD, from the coding sequence ATGATGATTGTATTTACACAAGTGATTGGTGCTCTTTATGGGATGCTTGCAGTGCTATTTGGTGCTTTTGGTGCGCATGCCTTAAAAAAAATATTTTCTGAAGAACAATTGAAGAGTTTTGAAACGGGCGTTAAATACCAAATGTACCACGCCATTGTTTTGCTTGTAGTAGGGTTTAATTTTGATTTTTCTAGTGGTATAGAACGGTATGTTGTGTATTGTTTTAGTATTGGTACGTTGCTATTTTCTTTTAGTATCTACGGCCTTTGCTTAAGTGCTGCTAAGAACAAAAAGATAAAAATACTAGGGCCTATTACGCCTCTTGGGGGCTTATTTTTGGTAATAGGCTGGGGGTTACTTCTTTTCTCCTTCCTGGATTAA